One part of the Xiphophorus maculatus strain JP 163 A chromosome 1, X_maculatus-5.0-male, whole genome shotgun sequence genome encodes these proteins:
- the LOC102237626 gene encoding solute carrier family 12 member 5-like isoform X1 gives MENNMTDCEEGEGGPTSQGDGHPKESSPFINSSAASDMEKSQQYDGKSMALFEEEIDTSPMVSSLLSSLANYSNLPTGSKEHEEAENNEEGARPSKKPVKAPQLGTLMGVYLPCIQNIFGVILFLRMTWMVGIGGVFGSFIIVFMCCSTTMLTAISMSAIATNGVVPAGGSYYMISRSLGPEFGGAVGICFYLGTTFAGAMYILGCIEILLIYIVPQAAIFKIEGLEGPEAEIALLNNMRVYGTIVLSFMAIVVFVGVKYVNKLALAFLACVILSILAVYAGIIKTALEPPVFPVCLLGNRTLLSKSYDVCAKVIEIDNETITTKLWRSFCDSDSLNATCDEYFINNNVTEMQGIPGVTSGILAENLFGNYLEKGMILEKRGISSNVDPEIPTTNANRYVLADITSFFTLLVGIYFPSVTGIMAGSNRSGDLRDAQKSIPIGTIAAITTTSTVYMSCVILFGACIEGVVLRDKFGEGVNGNLVIGTLAWPSPWVIVFGSFFSTCGAGLQSLTGAPRLLQAISRDGIIPFLRVFGHGKANGEPTWALLLTASICEIGIIIASLDSVAPILSMFFLMCYMFVNLACALQTLLRTPNWRPRFKFYHWALSFLGMSLCLSLMFICSWYYAIVAMGIATCIYKYIEFCGAEKEWGDGIRGISLSAARFALMRLEEGPPHTKNWRPQILVLVSMDAEQNVEQPRLLSLTNQLKAGKGLTIVGTAVQGTFLDSYSEAQRADQSLRKLMETERVKGFSQVVFSSNMRDGTSHLIQVGGLGGLKHNTVMVSWPQNWKQPECYQQFRNFIETVRETTIASLALLVPKNISSYPSNGERFTEGHIDVWWIVHDGGMLMLLPFLLRQHKVWRKCKMRIFTVAQMDDNSIQMKKDLITFLYHLRIDAAVEVVEMLDSDISAYTYEKTLVMEQRSQILKQMHLTKNEMEREIQSITDFSRGSIRRKNPPTLQPQHSTEEGTSLAEKPEDKSEAVSNPKQVRLIQSKNAATSPTSPTSPAATLAGGTVTWRGSKGPDKGMTDSAATPGAGKDPLNMKPEWESLNQTDVRRMHTAMRLNEVITKKSKEAKLVLLNMPGPPKNRVGDENYMEFLEVLTEGLNRVLLVRGGGREVITIYS, from the exons gTGATGGACACCCCAAAGAGAGCAGTCCTTTCATCAACAGCAGCGCAGCCTCTGATATGGAAAAGAGCCAGCAATATGACGGCAAGAGCATGGCCCTCTTTGAG GAGGAGATTGATACCAGTCCAATGGTCTCCTCTCTGCTCAGCTCTCTGGCCAACTACTCCAACCTGCCAACTGGCAGCAAGGAGCACGAAGAGGCTGAGAATAACGAGGAGGGGGCTCGGCCATCTAAAAAACCTGTAAAG GCCCCCCAGCTCGGCACTCTGATGGGAGTCTACTTGCCATGCATCCAGAATATTTTTGGAGTGATCCTCTTCTTGCGGATGACATGGATGGTTGGGATTGGCGGAGTCTTTGGCTCATTCATAATTGTCTTCATGTGTTGCTCTACG ACCATGCTCACAGCCATCTCTATGAGTGCCATAGCAACAAATGGAGTCGTACCAG CTGGTGGGTCATATTACATGATCTCTCGCTCCCTGGGGCCAGAGTTCGGTGGTGCTGTGGGGATTTGTTTCTACCTGGGAACCACCTTTGCTGGGGCCATGTATATACTGGGTTGTATTGAAATTCTGCTG ATTTATATTGTTCCACAGGCAGCCATCTTTAAGATTGAGGGCCTGGAGGGTCCTGAGGCAGAGATTGCTCTCCTCAATAACATGCGGGTATATGGCACCATCGTGCTCAGTTTCATGGCCATAGTTGTGTTTGTTGGGGTCAAATATGTCAATAAGTTGGCATTAGCCTTCCTGGCCTGTGTTATCCTATCTATTCTGGCCGTTTATGCTGGAATCATCAAGACTGCCCTTGAGCCTCCTGTCTTTCC TGTTTGTCTCCTTGGAAATCGAACACTTCTCTCTAAATCATATGACGTTTGTGCAAAGGTCATTGAAATAGACAATGAGACGATCACCACAAAGTTGTGGAGGTCATTCTGTGATTCTGATTCCCTCAATGCTACATGTGATGAATATTTCATCAACAACAATGTTACAGAGATGCAGGGCATTCCTGGGGTCACTAGTGGGATCCTTGCAG AGAACCTATTTGGAAACTATCTGGAGAAGGGTATGATCTTGGAGAAGCGTGGAATCTCATCCAATGTGGATCCTGAAATTCCGACCACCAATGCCAATCGCTACGTCCTAGCTGACATCACCAGCTTCTTCACCCTACTGGTGGGGATTTATTTCCCTTCTGTTACAG GGATCATGGCAGGCTCAAATCGCTCTGGTGATCTGCGCGATGCCCAGAAGTCCATCCCGATTGGTACCATTGCAGCCATCACTACCACCTCCACTGTGT ATATGTCTTGTGTAATCCTGTTTGGTGCTTGCATAGAAGGAGTCGTACTGAGAGACAA GTTTGGTGAAGGGGTTAACGGTAACCTGGTGATTGGCACCCTGGCATGGCCTTCTCCCTGGGTCATCGTGTTTGGCTCTTTCTTCTCCACCTGTGGTGCAGGACTTCAGAGTCTGACTGGAGCTCCACGTCTACTGCAAGCCATCTCAAGAGACGGCATCATCCCATTTCTCAGA GTTTTTGGACATGGTAAAGCTAACGGGGAGCCAACCTGGGCACTGTTACTAACAGCTAGCATCTGTGAGATTGGCATTATCATTGCCTCCCTGGATTCAGTTGCTCCCATCCTGTCTAT gtttttcttGATGTGCTATATGTTTGTCAATCTTGCCTGTGCCCTGCAGACCCTGCTGAGGACACCAAACTGGAGGCCACGATTTAAATTCTACCACTG GGCTTTGTCTTTCCTGGGTATGAGTCTGTGTCTGTCGCTCATGTTCATCTGCTCCTGGTATTATGCCATAGTCGCCATGGGTATTGCCACCTGCATCTACAAATATATTGAGTTCTGTGG agCTGAGAAGGAGTGGGGAGATGGCATTCGAGGAATTTCGCTCAGTGCTGCACGATTTGCTCTGATGAGGCTGGAGGAGGGGCCGCCACACACCAAAAACTGGAG GCCTCAGATCCTGGTGCTGGTGAGCATGGATGCTGAGCAGAATGTGGAGCAGCCCCGCCTGCTCTCTCTGACCAATCAGCTTAAAGCAGGCAAAGGCCTGACCATTGTAGGTACTGCTGTTCAAGGAACTTTCCTTGACAGCTATAGTGAAGCCCAGAGGGCAGATCAG TCTTTGCGTAAGCTGATGGAGACAGAGAGGGTGAAAGGTTTTTCTCAGGTGGTCTTCTCCTCCAACATGAGAGATGGGACATCACACCTGATCCAGGTTGGAGGACTTGGGGGTTTGAAGCACAATACTGTGATGGTGAGCTGGCCTCAGAACTGGAAGCAGCCCGAGTGCTACCAGCAGTTCAGGAACTTCATTG AGACCGTTAGAGAGACAACCATAGCTAGTTTGGCCTTGCTGGTTCCTAAGAATATCTCCAGTTATCCGTCCAATGGAGAGCGCTTCACTGAAGGCCACATAGATGTGTGGTGGATCGTCCATGACGGAGGCATGCTGATGCTTCTGCCCTTCCTGCTCCGCCAACATAAG GTGTGGAGGAAGTGCAAAATGCGCATTTTCACTGTGGCACAAATGGATGACAACAGCATCCAGATGAAGAAAGACCTCATCACTTTCCTCTATCACCTGCGCATTGATGCTGCTGTGGAAGTAGTGGAGATG CTTGACAGTGACATCTCAGCTTACACCTACGAGAAGACACTAGTAATGGAGCAAAGATCTCAGATCCTCAAACAGATGCATCTGACAAAGAATGAGATGGAGAGAGAG attCAAAGTATTACTGATTTCTCCCGTGGATCCATCCGTCGTAAAAACCCGCCAACCTTGCAGCCCCAACACAGCACAGAGGAGGGAACCAGCCTGGCAGAAAAACCAGAAGATAag TCTGAGGCTGTCTCCAACCCAAAACAGGTCCGCCTCATCCAAAGTAAGAATGCAGCCACCAGCCCAACAAGTCCCACTTCACCTGCTGCCACGCTTGCAGGAGGCACTGTCACCTGGAGAGGCAGCAAGGGCCCAGATAAAGGGATGACGGACTCAGCAGCGACACCAGGGGCAGGCAAAGACCCCCTTAATATGAAACC GGAATGGGAGAGCTT GAACCAGACAGATGTGAGGCGCATGCACACAGCAATGAGACTCAATGAGGTCATCACAAAGAAGTCCAAGGAGGCAAAATTAGTCCTGCTCAACATGCCAGGACCACCAAAGAACCGAGTGGGCGATGAAAACT